A region from the Fundulus heteroclitus isolate FHET01 chromosome 22, MU-UCD_Fhet_4.1, whole genome shotgun sequence genome encodes:
- the LOC118557198 gene encoding tripartite motif-containing protein 16-like: MEQNQLDRETISCSICLDLLKDPVTIPCGHSYCMTCIKTHWDGEDQRGIHSCPECTETFIPRPALKKNTMLAALEEQLKKTGLQATPADLCYAGPEDVACDVCTGRKLKAIKSCLVCLASHCEKHLQPHYDSAAFKKHKLVEPSKNFQENICSRHDEVMKMFCRTDQKCICYLCPEDDHKGHDTVSAAAERTERQRELEVRRENIQQRTQDREKDVKLLQQELEAIKHSADKTVEDSEKIFTELIRLIQKRRSEVKQQIRSQQENEGSRVKDLKEKLEQEITELKRKDAELKKLSDTEDHNQFLHNYPSLSALSESTHSSIIKIRPLSYFEDVTAALSELRDKLQDILRDAWTNVSLRLTEVDVLLSEPEPEPKSRAGFLKYSCEITLDPDTSHRKLLLSEGNRKVTLMKQRQSFSSHPDKFTGWFQVLSREILTGRCYWEVEWRGGVSVAVAYKNMRREEGYECLFGCKDKSWALNCYQNSYEFGHNSIWSSIPGPVSSRVGVYLDHRAGILSFYSISETMTLLHRVQTTFTQPLHAGFGVLRSAEFCKPK; this comes from the coding sequence atggagcagaatCAGCTGGACCGAGAAACCATCTCCTGTtcgatctgtctggatctactgaaggatccagtgactattccctgtggacacagctactgtatgacGTGTATTAAAACACACTGGGATGGAGAGGATCAGAGaggaatccacagctgccctgagtgCACGGAGACCTTCATACCGAGGCCTGCtctgaagaaaaacaccatgttagcagctttagaggagcagctgaagaagactggactccaagctactcctgctgatctctgctatgctggacctgaagatgtggcctgtgatgtctgcactggaagaaaactgaaagccatcaaGTCCTGTTTAGTCTGTCTGGCCTCTCACtgtgagaaacaccttcagcctcattatgattcagctgcatttaagaaacacaagctggtggagccctccaagaacttccaggagaacatctgctctcgtcatgatgaggtgatgaagatgttctgtcgtactgatcagaaGTGCATCTGTTATCTCTGCCCTGAAGATGACCATAAAGGCCATGACACAgtctcagctgcagcagaaaggactgagaggcagagagagctggaggtgagacgagaaaacatccagcagagaacccaggacagagagaaagatgtgaagctccttcaacaggagctggaggccatcaagcactctgctgataaaacagtggaggacagtgagaagatcttcactGAGCTGATCCGTCTCATCCAAAAAAGAAGATCTGaggtgaagcagcagatcagatcccagcaggaaaatgaagggagtcgagtcaaagatcttaaggagaagctggagcaggagatcactgagctgaagaggaaagacgctgagcttaagaagctctcagacacagaggatcacaaccagtttctccacaactacccctcactgtcagcactcagtgagtctacacactcatccatcatcaagatccgtcctctgagctactttgaggatgtgacagctgctctgtcagagctcagagataaactacaggacatcctgagagacgcatggacaaacgtctcactgagactcactgaggtagatgttttactgtcagaaccagaaccagaaccaaagagcagagctggattctTGAAATATTCATGTGAAATCACACTGGATCCAGACACATCACACAGGAAGCTGTTATTATCAGAGGGGAATAGGAAGGTGACATTGATGAAACAGCGTCAGTCTTTTTCTAGTCACCCAGACAAATTCACTGGTTGGTTTCAGGTTCTGAGTAGAGAGATTCTgactggacgttgttactgggaggtggagtggagagGTGGAGTTTCTGTAGCAGTCGCATACAAGAATATGAGGAGAGAAGAAGGGTATGAATGTTTATTTGGATGTAAAGACAAATCTTGGGCATTAAATTGTTACCAAAACAGTTATGAATTTGGTCACAACAGCATCTGGTCCTCAATCCCAGGTCCAGTttcctccagagtaggagtgtacctggatcacagagcaggtattctgtccttctacagcatctctgaaaccatgactctcctccacagagtccagaccacgtTCACTCAGCCACTACATGCAGGATTTGGGGTTCTACGTTCTGCTGAGTTTTGTAAACCCAAATAG
- the LOC118557200 gene encoding E3 ubiquitin/ISG15 ligase TRIM25-like produces MEQNQLYQETISCSICLDHLKDPVTIPCGHSYCMTCIKTHWDEEDQREIHSCPECRETFKPRPALKKNTMLAVLVEQLKKTGLQAAPADHCYAGPEDVACDVCTGRKLKAIKSCSVCLASYCEKHLQPHYDSAPLKKHKLVEPSKNLQENICSRHDEVMKMFCRTDQKCICSLCLMDDHKGHDTVPAAAERTERQRELQVRRENIQQRIQDREKDVKLLQQELEAINHSAVKTLEDSEKIFRELIRLIQKRRSEVKQQIRSQQETEGSRVKELQEKLEQEITELKRKDAELKQLSDTEDHNQFLHNYPSLSALSESTHSSSINICHLTYFENVTAAVSELRDQLQDALKDAWANISLRLTDVSLSEPEPKSRAGFLKYSCEITLDPNTANRKVLLSKGNREVTWMLHPQTYSSHSDRFTDWPQVLSRESLTGRHYWEVERRESVYVAVAYKNISREGKGGECGFGFNDKSWALICYQNSYEFVHNSIRTSISGPVSSRVGVYLDDREGILSFYSVSETMTLLHRVQTTFTQPLYAGLGVYYGGSAEFCKPI; encoded by the coding sequence ATGGAGCAGAATCAGCTGTACCAAGAAACCATCTCCTGCTCGATCTGTCTGGATCATCTGAAAGATCCGGTGACTATTCCttgtggacacagctactgtatgacGTGTATTAAAACACACTGGGATGAAGAGGATCAGAGAGaaatccacagctgccctgagtgCAGGGAGACCTTTAAACCTAGGCCTGCtctgaagaaaaacaccatgttagcagttttggtggagcagctgaagaagactggactccaagctgctcctgctgatcactgctatgctggacctgaagatgtggcctgtgatgtctgcactggaagaaaactgaaagccatcaaGTCCTGTTCAGTCTGTCTCGCCTCTTACtgtgagaaacaccttcagcctcattatgattcagctcctttaaagaaacacaagctggtggagccctccaagaacctccaggagaacatctgctctcgccatgatgaggtgatgaagatgttctgtcgtactgatcagaaGTGTATCTGTAGTCTCTGTTTAATGGATGACCATAAAGGCCACGACACAgtcccagctgcagcagaaaggactgagaggcagagagagctccaggtgagacgagaaaacatccagcagagaatccaggacagagagaaagatgtcaagctgcttcaacaggagctggaggccatcaaCCACTCTGCTGTTAAAACCttggaggacagtgagaagatcttcagGGAGCTAatccgtctcatccagaaaagaagatctgaggtgaagcagcagatcagatcccagcaggaaaccGAAGGGAGTCGGGTCAaggagcttcaggagaagctggagcaggagatcactgagctgaagaggaaagacgctgagctgaagcagctctcagacacagaggatcacaaccagtttctccacaactacccctcactgtcagcactcagtgagtctacacactcatccagcatcaatATCTGTCATCTGACCTACTTTGAgaatgtgacagcagctgtgtcagagctcagagatcaacTACAGGATGCCCTGAAAGACGCATGGGCAAACATTTCACTTAGACTCACTGATGTTtcactgtcagaaccagaaccaaagagcagagctggattctTGAAATATTCATGCGAAATcacactggatccaaacacagcaaaTAGGAAGGTGCTACTTTCAAAGGGTAATAGGGAAGTGACATGGATGCTTCATCCTCAGACTTATTCTAGTCACTCAGACAGATTCACTGACTGGCCTCAGGTCctgagtagagagagtctgactggacgtCATTACTGGGAGGTGGAGCGGAGAGAATCAGTTTATGTAGCAGTCGCATACAAGAATATCAGTAGAGAAGGAAAAGGGGGTGAATGTGGATTTGGATTTAATGATAAATCTTGGGCATTAATTTGTTACCAAAACAGTTATGAATTTGTTCACAACAGCATCCGGACCTCCATCTCAGGTCCAGTttcctccagagtaggagtgtacctggatgACAGAGaaggtattctgtccttctacagcgtctctgaaacTATGACTCTCCttcacagagtccagaccaccttcACTCAGCCGCTGTATGCTGGACTTGGAGTTTATTACggaggttctgctgagttctgtaAACCCATATAA